AAGAAAGAGATCGCCAAGGCACAAGCCGCAGAGGCCTGATCGCCGACCTCCCCGCCCAAGGGCCGGGACAAAGATTTTAAACGCCGTGCATGAGATCATGCGCGGCGTTTTCTTTTCGCCGATGCGGCCTTGGGGGCCGGGACCGGCCTGTTGCATGTGCCTTTGCCTGCGTCGCTTTTTCGCCTTGCGGCGGCGCGGTCACAGGCGCATATCTCATCCCGACATGACCTTTCTGCGATCATATCTGGCGCTTGCCCTGATCGCGCTGATGGCTCTCACCGGCGTCAGTGCTCAGGCGGGGATGCGTGATGCGACCGGTCAGATGGTGATATGCACCGGCACTGGCCCGGTGATGGTTTATATCGACAGCGATGGTCAGCCAGTGTCGCCGCCAATGGACTGCCCTGAGTGTCTGACCTTTGTTGCGGATCTGGGGCTGCCCCTGCCGGTCTTTGGGCACAGCACCCTGCCGCAAAAACTGCCGCGAGACATAGTGCAGAGCGCTGAGATACGGACTGTGGTGCGGTTGGCGGCCTTTGCCCGTGGGCCGCCGGAACTGGGACGTTCCCGCGCGGTATGACCGCGCTGTTTCTGACCCAAATTCCAAAGTCTACGTATCAAGGATCAAAGACCATGACCTTCAAGACCACGATCGCCGCCACCTTCGCCGCACTCAGCTTTGCCACTGCGGGGCTCGCCGCTGACGTCACCGTGACGGATTCCTACGCCCGCGTCTCCTCCAAAGCGGCCAAGAGCGGCGCTGCCTTCATGATGATCGAAAACGCCACCGACAGCGATGACCGGCTGGTCGACGCGCGCAGCGATGCCGCAAAGCTGGTGCAGCTGCACACCCA
The nucleotide sequence above comes from Phaeobacter inhibens DSM 16374. Encoded proteins:
- a CDS encoding DUF2946 family protein yields the protein MTFLRSYLALALIALMALTGVSAQAGMRDATGQMVICTGTGPVMVYIDSDGQPVSPPMDCPECLTFVADLGLPLPVFGHSTLPQKLPRDIVQSAEIRTVVRLAAFARGPPELGRSRAV